One Gloeothece verrucosa PCC 7822 DNA window includes the following coding sequences:
- the fusA gene encoding elongation factor G, whose product MARSIPLERVRNIGIAAHIDAGKTTTTERILFYTGIAHKLGEVHEGTATMDWMAQEQERGITITAAAISTSWQDHRINIIDTPGHVDFTIEVERSMRVLDGVVALFCSVGGVQPQSETVWRQANRYNVPRIAFVNKMDRTGANFFKVYDQIKDRLRANAVPIQIPIGSESDFHGIVDLVRMKAKIYKDDLGKEIEDAEIPADLVDQAQEFRTILIEAVAETSEELLEKYLEGEELTEEEIRQGIRRGTITGAIMPLLCGSAFKNKGVQLLLDAVVDYLPSPLDVPAIKGVLPNGEEASRTADDNAPFSALAFKIAADPYGRLTFLRVYSGVLSKGSYVYNSTKNIKERISRLIVLKSNDRIEVDELRAGDLGAAIGLKNTITGDTLCDEANPIILESLFIPEPVISVAVEPKTKQDMEKLGKALQALSEEDPTFRVNTDPETNQTVIAGMGELHLEILVDRMLREYKVEASVGKPQVAYRETIRKTTKAEGKYIRQSGGKGQYGHVVLEVQPAEPGSGFEFVSKIVGGSIPKEYVPAVEQGIKETCETGIIAGYPVIDLKVTLLDGSYHEVDSSEMAFKIAGSMGIKEAVSKASPVILEPMMKVEVEVPEDFLGDVIGDLNRRRGQIEGMKSEEGLGKVSSKVPLGEMFGYATDIRSNTQGRGIFSMEFSHYEEVPRNVAEEIISKSKGNA is encoded by the coding sequence GTGGCACGTAGTATCCCGCTGGAGAGAGTACGCAACATCGGAATCGCGGCTCACATAGACGCGGGCAAGACAACAACGACTGAACGAATCCTATTTTATACGGGAATCGCTCACAAACTCGGTGAAGTTCATGAAGGAACTGCCACTATGGATTGGATGGCCCAAGAGCAAGAAAGAGGAATCACCATCACCGCCGCGGCCATTAGTACCAGTTGGCAAGATCACCGAATCAACATCATTGATACCCCCGGACACGTAGACTTCACCATTGAGGTAGAACGTTCCATGCGGGTATTAGATGGAGTGGTTGCCCTATTCTGTTCAGTGGGAGGTGTCCAGCCCCAATCAGAAACGGTATGGCGACAAGCCAACCGCTATAACGTGCCCCGTATTGCCTTTGTTAACAAAATGGATAGAACCGGGGCAAACTTCTTCAAAGTCTACGACCAAATAAAAGATCGCCTGAGAGCTAATGCAGTTCCCATTCAGATCCCAATTGGCAGTGAAAGTGATTTTCATGGCATCGTAGATTTGGTGCGGATGAAAGCGAAAATTTATAAAGATGATTTGGGTAAAGAAATTGAAGATGCCGAAATCCCAGCAGATTTGGTAGATCAAGCCCAAGAATTTCGCACCATTCTAATTGAAGCAGTAGCAGAAACCTCAGAAGAATTATTAGAAAAATATTTAGAAGGTGAGGAATTAACCGAGGAAGAAATAAGACAGGGCATAAGAAGAGGAACAATTACTGGAGCAATTATGCCCCTGCTTTGCGGTTCTGCCTTCAAAAATAAAGGGGTACAACTTCTACTGGATGCAGTAGTAGACTACTTGCCCTCTCCCTTAGACGTTCCGGCCATTAAGGGTGTATTACCCAATGGAGAAGAAGCGTCTAGAACAGCCGATGATAACGCGCCTTTTTCAGCCCTAGCCTTCAAAATAGCAGCAGATCCTTATGGAAGACTAACCTTCCTACGGGTTTATTCAGGGGTTCTGAGCAAAGGCAGTTATGTCTATAACTCAACCAAAAATATAAAAGAGCGAATCTCTCGCCTCATCGTCTTAAAATCTAACGATCGCATTGAAGTCGATGAACTGCGAGCCGGAGACTTAGGGGCAGCCATTGGGTTAAAAAATACCATCACCGGCGATACCTTATGTGATGAAGCGAATCCGATCATCCTAGAATCCCTCTTTATTCCTGAACCTGTTATATCGGTAGCGGTTGAACCCAAAACTAAGCAGGACATGGAAAAACTGGGCAAAGCTTTACAAGCTTTATCCGAAGAAGATCCGACCTTCAGAGTCAACACAGATCCTGAAACTAATCAAACGGTAATCGCCGGAATGGGAGAATTACACTTAGAAATTCTCGTAGACCGGATGCTCAGAGAGTATAAGGTAGAAGCAAGCGTCGGTAAACCCCAGGTAGCTTACCGCGAAACCATTCGCAAAACCACCAAGGCAGAAGGAAAATACATCCGTCAAAGTGGTGGTAAAGGTCAATATGGTCATGTGGTGCTGGAAGTGCAACCAGCAGAACCCGGTAGCGGCTTTGAATTCGTCTCCAAAATTGTAGGAGGTTCGATTCCCAAAGAATATGTTCCTGCGGTAGAACAGGGGATTAAAGAAACCTGTGAAACCGGAATTATAGCCGGTTATCCCGTGATTGACTTAAAAGTGACCCTACTCGATGGGTCTTACCACGAAGTAGACTCATCAGAAATGGCTTTCAAAATTGCCGGTTCAATGGGCATTAAAGAGGCGGTTAGCAAAGCCTCTCCAGTTATCCTCGAACCCATGATGAAAGTAGAAGTAGAAGTCCCTGAAGATTTCCTTGGCGATGTAATAGGAGACCTCAACCGTCGTCGGGGTCAAATTGAAGGCATGAAATCTGAGGAAGGACTAGGCAAAGTTTCTTCTAAAGTCCCTCTCGGAGAAATGTTTGGTTACGCGACCGATATTCGCTCCAACACACAAGGACGAGGAATCTTCTCGATGGAGTTCAGTCACTACGAAGAAGTCCCTCGTAACGTTGCTGAAGAGATCATCTCTAAAAGCAAAGGAAACGCCTAA
- the tuf gene encoding elongation factor Tu, giving the protein MARAKFERTKPHVNIGTIGHVDHGKTTLTAAITMALAAQGKAKARKYDDIDAAPEEKARGITINTAHVEYETDERHYAHVDCPGHADYVKNMITGAAQMDGGILVVSAADGPMPQTREHILLARQVGVPSLVVFLNKADMVDDEELLELVELEVRELLSEYQFPGDDIPIVIGSAKEAVDALTATPGIKKGDNQWVDKILALMDEVDAYIPTPERDVDKPFLMAIEDVFSISGRGTVATGRIERGKIKVGETVEIVGVKKDTRSTTVTGVEMFQKVLEEGLAGDNVGLLLRGVQKDEIERGMVIAKPGSIKPHTEFEGEVYVLTKEEGGRHTPFFKNYRPQFYVRTTDVTGTIKDYTSDEGASIEMVMPGDRIKMTVELINPIAIEQGMRFAIREGGRTIGAGVVSKIIK; this is encoded by the coding sequence ATGGCACGCGCAAAATTCGAACGGACTAAACCTCACGTCAACATCGGTACTATCGGTCACGTTGATCACGGGAAAACCACCTTAACCGCAGCAATTACTATGGCTTTAGCCGCACAAGGAAAAGCCAAAGCCAGAAAATACGATGATATTGATGCGGCTCCCGAAGAAAAAGCACGGGGTATTACTATCAATACCGCTCACGTAGAGTATGAAACTGACGAACGTCACTATGCTCACGTAGACTGTCCAGGACACGCTGACTATGTGAAAAACATGATCACCGGTGCGGCTCAAATGGACGGCGGAATTCTAGTAGTATCTGCTGCTGATGGTCCCATGCCTCAAACCCGTGAGCATATTCTCTTAGCCAGACAGGTTGGTGTACCTAGCTTGGTTGTCTTCTTAAATAAAGCAGACATGGTAGACGACGAAGAACTGCTCGAACTCGTAGAACTAGAAGTTCGGGAATTATTAAGTGAATATCAATTCCCTGGAGATGACATTCCTATCGTTATTGGTTCTGCTAAAGAAGCCGTAGATGCTTTAACCGCAACTCCTGGCATCAAAAAAGGAGACAACCAGTGGGTTGACAAAATCCTCGCCTTAATGGATGAAGTAGATGCCTACATTCCCACTCCTGAACGGGATGTTGACAAGCCTTTCTTAATGGCAATAGAAGACGTTTTCTCCATCAGTGGTCGGGGAACTGTTGCTACTGGACGGATTGAACGCGGTAAGATTAAAGTCGGCGAAACCGTTGAAATAGTGGGTGTTAAAAAAGATACCCGGAGTACCACAGTAACTGGGGTAGAAATGTTCCAAAAAGTCCTCGAAGAAGGATTAGCTGGGGATAACGTTGGTCTATTACTGCGGGGTGTTCAAAAAGATGAGATCGAACGGGGTATGGTTATTGCTAAACCCGGTTCTATCAAACCTCACACCGAGTTTGAAGGGGAAGTCTACGTTCTCACCAAAGAAGAAGGTGGTCGTCACACTCCTTTCTTCAAAAATTATCGTCCTCAATTCTACGTTCGGACTACCGACGTAACCGGCACGATTAAAGACTACACCTCTGACGAAGGCGCATCTATAGAAATGGTGATGCCCGGTGACCGGATTAAAATGACCGTAGAACTGATCAACCCGATCGCTATTGAGCAAGGGATGCGCTTTGCTATCCGCGAAGGGGGACGTACCATCGGTGCGGGTGTTGTCTCTAAAATTATTAAGTAG
- the rpsJ gene encoding 30S ribosomal protein S10, producing the protein MATLQQQKIRIRLKAFDRRLLDTSCEKIVDTANRTNATAIGPIPLPTKRRVYCVLRSPHVDKDSREHFETRTHRRIIDIYQPSSKTIDALMKLDLPAGVDIEVKL; encoded by the coding sequence ATGGCTACACTTCAACAGCAAAAAATTCGCATCCGTCTGAAAGCTTTTGACCGTCGTTTATTAGATACTTCTTGTGAAAAGATTGTCGATACAGCTAATCGAACAAACGCTACAGCAATAGGACCAATTCCTTTACCTACTAAGCGAAGAGTTTACTGTGTCCTGCGCTCGCCCCACGTTGACAAAGACTCCCGAGAACACTTCGAGACTCGGACTCACCGCCGAATTATTGACATTTATCAACCTTCCTCTAAAACGATTGATGCTTTGATGAAATTGGATTTACCCGCCGGGGTTGATATTGAAGTTAAGCTTTAA
- a CDS encoding LON peptidase substrate-binding domain-containing protein, with protein sequence MASSSSIAVRELPLFPLPEVVLFPGRPLPLHIFEFRYRIMMNTILDDDRRFGVLMVDPVRGEIANVGCCAEIIRFQRLPDDRMKILTVGQQRFRVLEYVREKPYRVGLVEWIEDESPTEDLRPLAKEVENLLRDVVHLSAKLTDQKIELPDDLPSLPRELSYWIAGNLYNVAFEQQALLEMQDTLARLKREAEILTSTRSHLAARTALKDALN encoded by the coding sequence ATGGCATCCTCTTCTTCAATTGCAGTTAGAGAACTTCCCCTGTTCCCCCTTCCGGAAGTGGTTCTGTTTCCAGGTCGTCCTCTTCCCCTCCATATTTTTGAATTTCGCTACCGCATCATGATGAATACCATCCTAGATGATGATCGCCGTTTTGGTGTTTTGATGGTAGATCCGGTGCGAGGGGAGATCGCTAACGTGGGTTGTTGTGCTGAAATCATTCGTTTTCAACGCCTACCCGATGATCGCATGAAAATTTTGACCGTTGGACAACAAAGATTCCGAGTGCTTGAATATGTTCGCGAAAAACCTTACCGAGTTGGCTTAGTGGAATGGATAGAAGATGAGTCTCCCACAGAAGACCTTAGACCTCTAGCCAAAGAAGTAGAAAACTTACTGCGGGATGTGGTTCATCTCTCGGCTAAGTTGACGGACCAAAAAATTGAACTTCCTGACGATTTACCGAGCTTACCAAGAGAGTTATCTTACTGGATCGCGGGTAATCTGTATAATGTGGCTTTTGAACAACAAGCACTCCTAGAAATGCAGGATACCTTGGCTCGCTTAAAACGAGAAGCCGAAATTCTTACTTCTACTCGCAGTCATTTAGCCGCTCGTACAGCCCTTAAAGATGCTTTAAATTAA
- the pheA gene encoding prephenate dehydratase, with amino-acid sequence MVISIAHLGPQGTNAETAALAYAQWLEKQTGQLTQLSPCPTIARSLYAVAHEEVDLGVVPVENSTEGSVAITLDTFWEFDQLQIQQELVLPIIHTLFSCAATLEEIKTVYSHPQALAQCQKWLEKSLPRVQLVATSSTTEALKYVNLEPTTAAIASPRAAKLYNLPIIADEINDYPDNCTRFWVVGRSPTTNGSHSALAFSVPKNEPGALVKALQIFADRGINLSRIESRPTKRSLGEYLFFVDLENSISDDSTQAALAQLANCTEIIKIFGSYRILKIESSMIANL; translated from the coding sequence ATGGTAATTTCGATTGCCCATCTGGGACCCCAAGGAACCAATGCAGAAACAGCCGCACTCGCTTATGCTCAATGGTTAGAAAAACAAACCGGTCAACTTACTCAATTATCTCCTTGTCCGACCATTGCCCGAAGTTTATATGCAGTGGCTCACGAAGAAGTAGACTTAGGAGTAGTACCTGTAGAAAATTCAACAGAGGGAAGTGTCGCCATCACCTTAGATACCTTCTGGGAGTTTGATCAACTTCAAATTCAACAAGAGTTAGTGTTACCGATCATTCATACACTATTTTCTTGTGCCGCCACTCTAGAAGAGATTAAAACGGTTTATTCTCATCCCCAGGCCCTCGCGCAATGTCAAAAATGGCTAGAAAAGTCTCTGCCAAGAGTTCAGCTTGTGGCTACCAGTTCCACCACAGAAGCCCTAAAATATGTCAATTTGGAACCCACCACTGCCGCCATTGCCTCTCCCCGTGCGGCTAAACTCTACAACTTACCCATTATTGCTGATGAGATTAATGATTATCCTGATAACTGTACCCGCTTTTGGGTGGTGGGGAGGTCCCCAACAACCAACGGGAGTCACAGTGCTTTAGCGTTTAGTGTGCCAAAAAATGAGCCGGGTGCTTTGGTTAAAGCCCTTCAAATTTTTGCTGACCGAGGCATTAACCTTTCCCGCATTGAATCACGTCCCACCAAGCGCTCCCTGGGAGAGTATTTGTTTTTTGTAGATTTAGAAAACAGTATCAGCGACGACTCAACCCAAGCGGCATTAGCCCAATTAGCTAATTGTACTGAAATCATTAAGATTTTTGGGAGTTACCGAATATTAAAGATAGAATCATCGATGATAGCTAATCTTTAA
- a CDS encoding DUF1997 domain-containing protein, whose protein sequence is METRFTASETVEIPVEEQTIPIQHYLRQPQRLVSAIANPNLMEQLSDSQFRLKMRPLNFMDLYHFQPTVVLKVWADAKGTVYLLSESCEIRGFEYINERFSLKVKGILAPIQKNDQTYLQGQADLEVKVELPPALSLTPKPLLEVTGNGLLKSVLVQIKQRLLSQLLKDYRHWALSEEVAVSSQVKEALT, encoded by the coding sequence ATGGAAACACGCTTTACTGCTTCGGAGACTGTGGAAATTCCAGTGGAGGAACAAACCATTCCCATACAGCATTATTTGCGGCAGCCGCAACGATTGGTGAGTGCTATTGCCAATCCTAACTTAATGGAACAGCTATCAGACTCGCAATTCCGGCTGAAAATGCGTCCTCTAAATTTTATGGACCTGTATCATTTTCAACCTACAGTGGTGTTAAAAGTTTGGGCAGACGCAAAAGGAACCGTGTATTTGCTCTCAGAAAGTTGTGAAATTCGCGGGTTTGAATATATTAACGAGCGCTTTTCTTTAAAAGTCAAAGGAATTTTAGCACCTATTCAGAAAAACGATCAAACTTATCTTCAAGGACAGGCAGATTTAGAAGTAAAAGTTGAATTACCACCAGCCCTCAGCTTAACCCCTAAACCGTTATTAGAAGTCACAGGGAATGGATTACTTAAAAGTGTTTTAGTACAAATCAAGCAACGGTTACTCTCTCAGCTATTAAAAGATTATCGTCACTGGGCACTCAGCGAAGAAGTTGCTGTCAGCAGTCAGGTAAAAGAAGCGCTGACTTAA
- a CDS encoding ribonuclease HII: MTKPILPTFDISLLPEVKSQETLIAGVDEVGRGALFGPVAAGAVIIPVSALPQLTALGVKDSKQLSPKKRSELAAQIKAMALDFHVSFATVMDIDRINILQASLLAMYRAVAKLKVEAAVCLVDGKQPIPNLAIRQENIVRGDERSPVIAAASILAKVWRDQLIVRLARKYPHYDLIANKGYGTIRHREALLKYGPSPQHRLSFRPCQKSLSINN, from the coding sequence ATGACAAAGCCAATACTGCCTACTTTTGATATTTCTCTGTTGCCGGAAGTGAAAAGTCAAGAGACTTTAATTGCTGGTGTCGATGAAGTTGGACGAGGGGCATTGTTTGGCCCAGTAGCGGCGGGGGCAGTCATTATACCAGTCTCCGCCCTACCTCAATTAACAGCACTGGGAGTCAAGGATAGTAAGCAACTTTCCCCGAAAAAACGTAGCGAATTAGCCGCACAAATTAAGGCAATGGCACTGGATTTTCATGTCAGTTTTGCTACTGTTATGGATATTGATCGCATCAATATTTTACAAGCTTCTTTACTAGCTATGTATCGAGCGGTAGCTAAGTTAAAGGTTGAAGCGGCTGTGTGTTTGGTGGATGGAAAACAGCCGATTCCTAATTTAGCTATCAGGCAGGAAAATATTGTTAGGGGAGATGAGCGATCACCAGTGATTGCGGCGGCTTCTATTCTGGCGAAGGTTTGGCGCGATCAATTAATTGTGCGGCTGGCTCGGAAATATCCTCACTATGATTTAATTGCTAATAAGGGTTATGGAACCATTCGACATCGAGAAGCGCTGCTTAAATATGGACCTTCACCCCAACATCGTTTGTCTTTTCGGCCTTGTCAGAAAAGTTTGTCTATAAACAATTGA
- a CDS encoding Rne/Rng family ribonuclease encodes MPKQIIIAEQHHIAAVFWEDQIQELVVATGNQQVGDIYLGLVENVIPGIDAAFVNIGDAERNGFIHVTDLGPLRLKKTAGAITELLAPQQKVLVQVMKEPTGNKGPRLTGNITLPGRYLVLMPYGRGVNLSRRIRNEDERSRLRALAILVKPAGMGLLVRTEAEGKAEEAIMEDLEVLQKQWELIQQQAASTRPPVLLNRDDDFIQRVLRDMYTSDVNRIVVDTPASVKRVKQHLIGWSGGRSPEGVVIDYHRESQSVLDYFRVNAAIREALKPRVDLPSGGYIIIEPTEALTVIDVNSGSFTRSATSRETVLWTNSEAATEIARQLRLRNIGGVIVVDFIDMDSRRDQLKLLEHFNKALKADKARPQIAQLSELGLVELTRKRQGKNIYELFGQPCPTCSGLGHLAHLPGESDVVSLETLSFSPPPTVPAVTHAPRLPEKPIIEPEPSFDANYDDGDETSQQMDLLYHPNYQDQGLAAARRRRRRRSNDLIKEEGGTKILPGIPERELDLEYEPPREDRRERGVRNQRRDEMPLERVSVEMSDLEQDVYSEMGISPLILLEREFKDPRTVIVSVKPKDKETREIREITSVSEPVVNSVSPISEIAQPETELIPTVEDNGSIEEDFFAHEEDQDSSDDRPVIRRRRRRSSAATN; translated from the coding sequence ATGCCAAAACAAATTATTATCGCGGAGCAGCATCACATTGCGGCTGTTTTCTGGGAAGATCAAATTCAAGAATTAGTCGTTGCTACAGGCAATCAACAAGTAGGAGACATATATTTAGGCTTAGTAGAAAATGTAATTCCCGGAATAGATGCAGCATTTGTTAATATTGGGGATGCAGAACGCAATGGATTTATTCATGTAACAGATTTAGGGCCTCTACGCCTGAAAAAAACAGCCGGAGCCATTACAGAATTATTAGCCCCTCAACAAAAGGTGCTAGTACAGGTGATGAAAGAACCCACCGGCAATAAAGGCCCACGTCTGACGGGAAATATTACCTTACCCGGACGCTATTTAGTCTTAATGCCCTATGGCAGAGGAGTAAACTTATCTCGACGCATCAGAAACGAAGATGAACGCAGCCGCTTAAGAGCCTTGGCTATATTAGTGAAACCAGCCGGCATGGGGCTTTTGGTTCGCACTGAGGCAGAAGGAAAAGCCGAAGAAGCGATCATGGAAGACCTAGAAGTGCTTCAAAAGCAATGGGAACTGATTCAACAACAAGCGGCTTCAACCCGTCCGCCGGTCCTCTTAAACCGAGATGATGACTTTATTCAACGGGTGCTGCGGGATATGTATACCTCAGATGTCAACCGCATCGTGGTAGATACCCCCGCCTCAGTTAAGCGAGTCAAACAGCATTTAATCGGATGGAGTGGAGGACGCTCACCCGAAGGGGTGGTGATCGACTATCATCGAGAATCTCAATCAGTCTTAGATTATTTTCGCGTTAACGCCGCTATTCGAGAAGCCCTTAAACCGAGAGTAGATTTACCCTCGGGAGGCTATATTATCATCGAACCCACCGAAGCGTTAACCGTCATTGATGTTAACTCCGGTTCGTTTACTCGTTCAGCTACTTCTCGAGAAACCGTACTCTGGACCAATAGCGAAGCCGCTACAGAAATTGCCCGTCAGCTACGACTGAGGAATATCGGGGGAGTCATCGTGGTAGACTTCATCGATATGGACTCCCGCCGCGATCAACTGAAACTACTAGAACATTTTAATAAAGCCCTCAAAGCCGATAAAGCTAGGCCCCAAATCGCCCAACTCTCAGAATTGGGTTTAGTGGAATTAACCCGCAAACGTCAAGGGAAAAATATTTATGAACTATTTGGTCAACCCTGTCCCACCTGTAGCGGGTTAGGCCATTTAGCTCATCTGCCGGGAGAATCAGATGTCGTTAGTCTAGAAACTCTCTCCTTTAGCCCACCGCCTACCGTACCGGCAGTAACTCACGCGCCTCGACTACCCGAAAAGCCAATTATCGAACCTGAACCCAGTTTTGATGCTAACTATGATGATGGGGATGAAACTTCTCAACAAATGGACTTGTTGTATCATCCTAACTATCAAGACCAAGGCTTAGCGGCTGCCCGTCGTCGTCGCCGTCGTCGTTCTAATGATCTGATTAAAGAAGAAGGCGGTACGAAAATTTTGCCGGGCATTCCTGAACGGGAGTTAGATCTAGAATACGAACCCCCTCGAGAAGATAGAAGAGAGCGAGGAGTCAGAAATCAAAGACGGGATGAGATGCCTTTAGAAAGGGTATCTGTGGAAATGTCGGATTTAGAGCAAGATGTTTACTCAGAAATGGGGATTTCTCCGTTAATACTGTTAGAACGAGAATTTAAAGACCCTAGAACCGTCATTGTTTCTGTAAAACCCAAAGACAAGGAAACTAGGGAAATTAGAGAGATAACATCTGTTTCAGAACCGGTGGTTAATTCTGTCTCTCCCATTTCTGAGATTGCTCAACCAGAAACCGAATTAATACCAACGGTAGAAGATAATGGAAGTATAGAGGAGGATTTCTTTGCTCATGAGGAGGATCAGGATAGTTCTGATGATCGTCCTGTGATTCGTCGTCGTCGTCGTCGTTCTTCTGCTGCTACCAATTAA
- a CDS encoding cysteine desulfurase family protein, which translates to MLQRPIYLDCQATTPMDKRVLEAMLPYFTEHFGNASSITHIYGWEAEAAIKKARAILADAINATPEEIIFTSGATEANNLALKGVAEAYFSKGRHIITVSTEHHAVLDPCKYLESLGFEVTYLPVTGDGLINLVQLEKAIRSDTILVSVMTANNEIGVIQPIAEIGKICHAHQVLFHTDAAQALGKIPLDVKSQNIDIMSMTAHKVYGPKGIGALYVRRRNPRVRLASQIQGGGQEKGLRSGTLFTPQIVGLAKAVEIGLEQMPSETGRLRMLRDRLWQQISQLEGIHLNGHADQRLAGNLNISVEGVDGNALLLGMQSTVAVSSGSACSSSSTAPSHVLSALGHEKSLAYASLRFGIGRFNTLEEIDKVAITTRKTIESLRQALIKV; encoded by the coding sequence ATGCTCCAACGCCCAATTTACCTCGACTGCCAGGCAACAACCCCAATGGATAAACGGGTACTAGAAGCCATGCTGCCCTATTTTACCGAACACTTTGGCAATGCTTCTAGTATTACTCACATTTATGGATGGGAAGCAGAAGCAGCCATCAAAAAAGCTAGAGCAATCCTAGCGGATGCGATCAACGCTACCCCAGAAGAAATAATATTTACCAGTGGGGCCACAGAAGCCAACAATTTAGCGCTCAAAGGCGTTGCCGAAGCATATTTTAGTAAAGGGCGGCACATCATTACGGTTTCTACCGAACATCATGCAGTTTTAGATCCCTGTAAATATCTGGAAAGTTTGGGATTTGAAGTGACTTATCTTCCTGTAACTGGGGATGGGTTAATAAATTTGGTACAATTAGAGAAAGCTATACGGTCCGACACCATTTTAGTCTCGGTGATGACAGCCAATAACGAAATTGGAGTCATCCAACCCATAGCCGAAATTGGGAAAATTTGTCACGCTCATCAAGTTCTATTTCACACCGATGCCGCACAAGCGCTCGGCAAAATCCCCCTAGATGTAAAGAGCCAAAACATAGATATAATGTCTATGACGGCCCACAAAGTTTATGGGCCCAAAGGAATTGGTGCTTTATATGTTCGTCGTCGTAACCCTAGAGTACGTCTAGCATCCCAAATTCAAGGAGGCGGACAAGAAAAAGGATTAAGGTCGGGAACATTATTTACACCTCAAATTGTCGGCTTGGCTAAAGCAGTAGAAATAGGACTAGAACAAATGCCGTCTGAAACCGGACGACTCAGAATGTTACGGGACCGCCTCTGGCAACAAATAAGCCAACTAGAAGGAATACATCTAAATGGTCATGCGGACCAGAGACTCGCCGGTAACTTAAATATTAGTGTAGAAGGAGTGGATGGAAATGCGTTATTACTAGGAATGCAATCAACGGTAGCGGTTTCTTCAGGATCAGCTTGTTCATCGAGTTCGACAGCCCCTTCTCACGTCTTAAGCGCTTTAGGACATGAGAAATCATTAGCCTATGCCTCTTTAAGATTTGGCATTGGCAGGTTTAATACCCTCGAAGAAATAGACAAAGTGGCAATAACCACCAGAAAAACCATAGAGTCTCTTCGTCAAGCCTTGATTAAGGTATGA
- a CDS encoding 2-phosphosulfolactate phosphatase family protein: MKLFVYHTPELTPTHDLPDCAVVIDVLRATTTISTALNAGAEAVQAFSSLEQLLEVSSTWLPEKRLLAGERGGAKVEGCDLGNSPLDCSPELVQGKRLFISTTNGTRALQRVEQSHTVLAAALINRKTIVSYLLEKNPSTVWLLGSGWQGGYSLEDAVCAGAIADLLMQHQDNIEIGNDEVIAARALYTQWQNNLLEMFHKCSHGQRLLGLNCHEDLKYCAQTDFLDILPIQKEPGVLIKG; this comes from the coding sequence GTGAAACTTTTTGTTTATCACACCCCCGAATTAACACCGACGCATGATTTACCTGATTGTGCCGTAGTGATCGATGTATTACGGGCTACCACAACCATCTCAACCGCTTTAAATGCTGGTGCTGAAGCCGTACAAGCCTTTAGTTCTCTTGAACAGTTGCTCGAAGTCAGTTCGACTTGGTTGCCAGAAAAGCGTCTTCTGGCGGGAGAACGAGGGGGGGCTAAGGTAGAAGGATGTGACTTAGGTAACTCGCCGTTGGATTGTAGTCCTGAATTGGTACAAGGAAAACGTCTATTTATCAGTACCACTAATGGCACCCGTGCCTTACAACGAGTCGAACAATCTCATACCGTATTAGCCGCCGCTTTGATCAATCGAAAAACGATCGTCAGTTATTTACTCGAGAAAAATCCCTCTACGGTATGGTTACTCGGTTCGGGATGGCAAGGCGGCTATTCTTTAGAAGATGCTGTTTGTGCCGGCGCGATCGCTGATTTGCTGATGCAGCATCAAGACAATATTGAAATTGGCAATGATGAAGTCATAGCCGCTAGAGCGCTTTATACTCAGTGGCAAAATAATTTACTAGAAATGTTCCATAAATGCAGTCATGGTCAACGGTTATTGGGGTTAAACTGTCATGAAGACTTAAAATATTGTGCCCAAACGGACTTTTTAGATATATTACCTATTCAAAAAGAACCCGGCGTTTTAATTAAAGGTTAA